A genome region from Sporosarcina sp. ANT_H38 includes the following:
- a CDS encoding DUF2187 family protein: MAFPRREKEVSDFVAARKIDEEISFVRNDHEVNGTIFKILENSVIVEISSKDAELIGAASNLTVVSHKNYSIV; encoded by the coding sequence ATGGCTTTTCCACGCAGGGAAAAAGAAGTATCGGATTTTGTCGCAGCGCGCAAAATCGATGAAGAGATTTCATTTGTCCGTAATGATCACGAAGTAAATGGTACTATTTTTAAAATACTCGAGAATTCCGTCATCGTTGAAATCTCATCGAAGGACGCTGAACTTATTGGCGCCGCGTCAAATCTTACTGTTGTTTCACATAAGAATTACTCAATCGTATAA
- a CDS encoding lysoplasmalogenase → MLKNLVLTSIITMGIIYIFFIPADPVGFKILMKLIPMALIILFALMTRPLFSRSYKRIIIGGLFVCMIADGVIYWFLPGLITFFIGHIFYIFAFNHVAKRSVPIWAAAPLLLYGTGMAIWIAGSQFSAGQTVLGIAIIAYIGVILMMGWMAIRTRMKLAIIGALLFMFSDSVLAIDRFVYEIPYRDAFVMMTYYAAQVFIAASIGSRIVKYSVNRNNLIR, encoded by the coding sequence ATGTTAAAAAATCTAGTACTTACTTCAATTATCACAATGGGAATCATTTATATTTTCTTTATCCCCGCTGATCCAGTCGGCTTCAAAATTTTAATGAAACTGATTCCGATGGCACTTATTATCCTATTTGCATTAATGACAAGACCTCTATTTTCCCGTTCATACAAACGGATCATCATCGGTGGACTGTTCGTCTGCATGATTGCCGATGGCGTCATTTATTGGTTCTTACCAGGACTCATCACCTTCTTCATTGGTCATATTTTTTATATCTTTGCTTTTAATCATGTCGCAAAGAGGTCCGTGCCAATATGGGCGGCCGCTCCTCTCCTTCTCTACGGTACAGGCATGGCTATTTGGATTGCCGGTTCGCAATTTTCTGCTGGTCAAACCGTTCTCGGCATTGCCATTATCGCCTACATTGGTGTTATTTTAATGATGGGTTGGATGGCTATCCGTACGAGAATGAAGCTCGCTATCATTGGAGCGCTGCTATTCATGTTCTCAGATTCAGTTCTGGCAATCGATCGATTCGTCTATGAAATTCCATACCGTGATGCATTCGTTATGATGACGTATTATGCGGCGCAAGTTTTCATAGCAGCCAGCATCGGAAGCAGGATTGTAAAGTATTCCGTAAACCGGAACAATCTGATAAGATAG
- a CDS encoding LysR family transcriptional regulator, translating into MQLEELKTFVAVIEKKNFTKAGESLNISQPTVSLHIKHLEEELKTPLLIRANKTFHITSAGEVLYERAIQLLHLAEQTKEEILWQHNKVSGILRIAASYTIGESVLPPILTRLHYKYPELHVEVAIVNTEDVEIAVRDFRSDVGCIEGSVHEKGLIIQPFMEDELILVAASGHPLVSIHHSKATSLQTSHWVMREKGSGTREYTDYLLQSIGNIQPSKTVIGSNEGVKTAVLCGLGIAAVSVHTVKDELSSGRLVQLKIDVPSQKRIFSTLCSPLMAEKKHVAVFLEELQSQ; encoded by the coding sequence ATGCAATTAGAAGAACTGAAAACGTTTGTCGCTGTAATTGAAAAAAAGAACTTCACCAAGGCCGGCGAATCGCTAAACATATCTCAACCTACCGTCAGTCTCCATATCAAACATTTGGAGGAAGAACTAAAAACTCCCCTACTCATACGTGCGAATAAAACATTTCACATTACATCCGCCGGAGAGGTTTTATATGAACGTGCGATACAATTGCTTCACCTCGCAGAACAAACAAAAGAAGAAATTTTATGGCAGCACAATAAGGTGAGCGGAATTCTTCGTATCGCTGCGAGTTACACTATCGGGGAGTCCGTATTGCCCCCGATACTTACGAGGCTACATTATAAATATCCTGAGTTGCATGTAGAGGTTGCGATTGTAAATACAGAAGATGTCGAAATTGCGGTCCGTGACTTCCGGTCGGATGTCGGTTGTATTGAAGGAAGTGTGCATGAAAAAGGGCTTATCATCCAACCATTCATGGAAGATGAACTCATCCTAGTCGCAGCAAGCGGACATCCGTTGGTAAGTATTCACCACTCTAAAGCAACAAGTCTCCAAACTTCCCACTGGGTAATGCGAGAAAAAGGTTCCGGTACACGGGAATATACGGACTATTTACTTCAGTCAATCGGTAATATCCAACCATCAAAAACAGTTATTGGTTCGAATGAAGGCGTAAAAACGGCGGTATTATGTGGACTCGGTATCGCGGCCGTATCCGTTCATACAGTGAAAGATGAACTTTCAAGCGGGAGACTTGTACAACTAAAGATCGATGTCCCTTCACAAAAACGTATTTTCTCTACCTTATGCTCCCCACTGATGGCTGAAAAAAAACATGTTGCTGTATTTTTAGAAGAACTTCAGTCTCAGTAA
- a CDS encoding YeiH family protein produces the protein MKKGFWIGIGLTFFIAIIAKLATLLPYISLIGPLVFAILIGMLWNTFFPVGKEWKSGIEFSSKKLLRAGIILLGMRLNLGDIATAGWPAFLLAVGSVLIGIGAVYGIARAVGADKTISFLTACGTGICGAAAIVAVASQVKAKPEQTAVSVAIIAILGTLFTFIYTLLYPVLGLSGEAFGMFAGGTLHEIAHVVAAADVGGAEALDFALVVKLTRVMLLVIVAGGIGIWMSRKNKQSGEKFNLKILPIPWFIFGFLAVSALYTTGIVPEKIASLFVSLAYLLMAMAMAGLGLNVKFEAFRRAGMKPFVAGLGGTIILVLVGYIFVRFTF, from the coding sequence ATGAAAAAAGGATTCTGGATTGGAATCGGATTGACGTTTTTCATCGCAATCATTGCTAAATTGGCAACACTACTGCCCTATATTTCATTAATTGGTCCACTCGTTTTCGCGATACTAATTGGAATGTTATGGAATACCTTTTTCCCTGTGGGTAAAGAGTGGAAAAGTGGTATTGAATTTTCATCAAAAAAACTGCTGCGTGCAGGGATCATTCTGCTAGGCATGCGTTTGAATCTGGGGGATATTGCAACTGCAGGATGGCCAGCGTTTTTATTGGCGGTGGGTAGTGTACTAATCGGTATTGGAGCTGTTTATGGTATCGCTCGGGCGGTTGGTGCTGATAAAACAATTAGTTTTTTAACTGCTTGTGGAACGGGAATCTGCGGTGCAGCTGCCATTGTCGCAGTGGCTTCACAAGTAAAAGCGAAACCCGAACAAACTGCAGTTAGTGTTGCTATCATCGCTATTCTTGGAACGTTGTTCACATTTATCTATACGTTGTTGTATCCTGTGTTAGGGCTTTCAGGTGAGGCATTTGGGATGTTTGCAGGTGGGACACTTCATGAAATTGCACACGTTGTTGCGGCAGCGGATGTAGGTGGTGCGGAAGCACTTGATTTTGCGCTTGTCGTGAAATTGACTCGTGTCATGTTACTCGTCATTGTTGCAGGAGGCATTGGCATTTGGATGTCACGGAAGAATAAACAGTCGGGTGAGAAATTTAACTTGAAGATACTCCCAATCCCATGGTTTATTTTCGGATTCCTTGCAGTAAGCGCACTTTATACTACGGGGATTGTGCCGGAAAAAATCGCATCGCTATTCGTCTCGCTTGCTTATCTATTAATGGCAATGGCGATGGCTGGATTAGGCCTGAATGTGAAATTCGAGGCATTCCGCCGTGCGGGTATGAAGCCGTTTGTTGCAGGACTTGGAGGAACGATCATTCTTGTGCTTGTAGGTTATATATTTGTCCGTTTTACATTTTAA